In Myxococcus stipitatus, the following are encoded in one genomic region:
- a CDS encoding 3'-5' exonuclease produces the protein MLLAHPDSDTTPVSGLHEPLFPGLPPHLRTLAFIDLETTGLDASRHEVLEVAVLRVDARSLTVLAEYEARVQPTRLADAHPEALAVCGYSDEEWRDALPLHEVLATVTPLLAGTLVAGHNTNFDWGFLVEGYRRTELALPRVDYHRLDTASLAWPLLATGEVESLSLNALTKRFGLHRPSPHRAMADARCALEVARCLAVRMARGGHMERLLEDSGGVS, from the coding sequence GTGCTGCTCGCTCACCCTGATTCCGACACCACTCCTGTCTCCGGTCTCCACGAGCCGCTTTTCCCCGGCCTCCCGCCGCATCTGCGGACGCTCGCCTTCATCGACCTGGAGACCACGGGCCTGGACGCCTCTCGGCACGAGGTGCTGGAGGTGGCCGTCCTCCGTGTCGACGCCCGCAGCCTCACGGTGCTGGCGGAGTACGAGGCGCGCGTGCAGCCCACCCGGCTCGCCGACGCTCACCCCGAGGCCCTGGCTGTGTGCGGCTACTCCGACGAGGAGTGGCGTGACGCGCTGCCTCTGCACGAAGTCTTGGCCACCGTGACGCCGCTCTTGGCGGGCACCCTCGTGGCCGGCCACAACACCAACTTCGACTGGGGCTTCCTCGTCGAGGGCTACCGCCGCACCGAGCTGGCCCTGCCCCGCGTTGACTACCACCGCCTCGACACCGCGAGCCTCGCGTGGCCGCTGCTCGCCACAGGTGAGGTGGAGTCCCTCTCCCTCAACGCCCTAACCAAGCGCTTCGGCCTCCACCGGCCCTCGCCCCACCGTGCCATGGCGGACGCCCGCTGTGCGCTGGAGGTGGCCCGCTGCCTCGCGGTGCGCATGGCCCGGGGCGGCCACATGGAGCGGCTGCTGGAGGACTCAGGAGGTGTCTCGTGA
- a CDS encoding AT hook motif domain protein: MAQKKPLKKLGRPTKAEGPRLPHDEVDRLLVEGEEVPSTRGRVKRRFPSLRELAERFGVAHSAVARYAQQHDCLGRRKRLLAGQPPPEVEASPDEAPPTPPPEKRKTGRPRKSAEPALPRQELDRALVFGDVKTLPDGSTMTSYASYRELAERFGVATSLVANYAKEHNCLRRREEAKVRIATKADQKLIELRANAIAVSKDDALKMIDGYLLGFEEALAEGRVRVDNPTDFNTMVRLKEFVMGGADSRQELHATFSLEGLQARHAQALRAAQESTPAERGEVDAVLESNDDVQNVIATTDTLRPTDSELNTQSTSHIE; the protein is encoded by the coding sequence ATGGCCCAGAAGAAGCCCCTCAAGAAGCTGGGGCGCCCCACCAAGGCCGAAGGTCCTCGGCTGCCTCATGACGAGGTGGACCGGCTCCTAGTGGAAGGCGAAGAGGTACCCAGCACGCGGGGCCGCGTGAAGAGACGATTCCCCTCCCTGCGCGAGCTGGCTGAGCGCTTCGGTGTCGCCCACAGCGCCGTCGCTCGGTACGCCCAGCAACACGACTGCCTCGGCCGCCGCAAGCGCCTCCTCGCCGGGCAACCTCCGCCCGAGGTGGAGGCATCTCCCGACGAGGCGCCACCGACTCCACCGCCCGAGAAGCGCAAGACGGGCCGCCCCCGCAAGTCCGCGGAGCCCGCACTCCCGCGCCAGGAGCTGGACCGCGCCCTCGTCTTCGGCGACGTGAAGACGCTGCCCGACGGCTCCACCATGACGAGCTACGCCTCGTACCGCGAGCTGGCCGAGCGCTTCGGCGTCGCGACTTCCCTCGTCGCCAACTACGCGAAGGAGCACAACTGCCTGCGCCGCCGCGAGGAGGCGAAAGTCCGCATCGCCACCAAGGCGGACCAGAAGCTCATCGAGCTGCGCGCCAACGCCATCGCCGTTTCCAAGGACGACGCGCTGAAGATGATTGACGGCTACCTCCTCGGCTTCGAGGAGGCGCTGGCCGAGGGTCGCGTGCGCGTCGACAACCCCACCGACTTCAACACCATGGTGCGCCTCAAGGAGTTCGTCATGGGCGGCGCCGACTCCCGCCAGGAGCTGCACGCCACCTTCTCTTTGGAGGGCCTCCAAGCCCGGCACGCCCAGGCCCTGCGCGCAGCGCAGGAGTCCACTCCGGCCGAGCGCGGCGAGGTGGACGCCGTTCTGGAGAGTAACGATGATGTCCAGAACGTCATAGCGACAACGGATACGTTGCGACCTACCGACTCGGAACTCAACACACAATCAACTAGCCACATCGAGTAG
- a CDS encoding tyrosine-type recombinase/integrase yields the protein MSVYAAVSRTPRTFTEQEVTRLLRTTGQHRDGFRDHCLYSLALASGLREHELVALNIGDVFDERGRARRHVPLRVFKGSRRHPGPQEIVLSDTVRAKLEKLLRLKRAQGHDVGPLAPLFLSRKGLRLSTRQVRHGFAVWQERAGLERHLNFHAVRHTACTGVYRRTKDIRLTQRFARQRSIDSTVIYTHPSDDELVRVTNDLPC from the coding sequence ATGTCTGTCTATGCTGCTGTCAGCCGAACCCCGCGCACCTTCACGGAACAGGAGGTGACTCGCCTGCTGCGAACCACGGGGCAACACCGGGATGGATTCCGAGACCACTGCTTGTACAGCCTCGCGCTGGCCTCGGGCCTGCGTGAGCACGAGCTGGTGGCCCTCAACATCGGTGACGTCTTCGACGAGCGTGGGCGAGCACGTCGGCATGTGCCGCTGCGTGTCTTCAAAGGCAGCCGCCGGCACCCGGGGCCCCAGGAGATTGTCCTCTCGGACACGGTGCGCGCGAAGCTGGAGAAGCTGCTGCGCCTCAAGCGCGCACAGGGGCATGACGTGGGGCCCCTGGCGCCGCTCTTCCTGAGCCGCAAGGGCCTGCGCCTGTCCACGCGGCAGGTGCGCCACGGCTTCGCGGTGTGGCAGGAGCGCGCGGGGCTGGAGCGGCACCTGAACTTCCACGCCGTGCGCCACACCGCGTGCACCGGGGTGTACCGGCGGACGAAGGACATCCGCCTCACCCAGCGCTTCGCGCGCCAGCGGAGCATCGACTCCACGGTCATCTACACGCACCCCTCGGACGACGAGCTGGTGCGCGTGACGAACGACTTGCCCTGCTGA
- a CDS encoding Bro-N domain-containing protein — protein MNQLVALNFESHHVRVVMDEQGEPWFVAADVCAALTINTEQTRRLGDDEKGLRTVQTPGGPQEMTVVNEPGLYVLTFTSRKPEARRFKHWVTHEVLPTLRKTGTYSAPGAPSQQSLPALPPPLHIQVLAHLEVARTLASFVPGLKPELAAACALDAIHRDTGLTMEPHRRGLPAASEPPARLNATQLGQKLGLSARKMNLRLEACGLQRRNEREEWELTDAGRDYAEAVPFSRNGHAAYQLLWRPEVLGVLEDAARSSSMTVGLG, from the coding sequence GTGAATCAGCTTGTCGCTCTCAACTTCGAGTCACACCACGTCCGCGTCGTCATGGACGAGCAGGGTGAGCCATGGTTCGTCGCCGCCGACGTCTGCGCGGCGCTCACCATCAACACCGAGCAGACACGTCGCCTCGGAGACGACGAAAAGGGTCTGCGTACTGTGCAGACCCCTGGCGGCCCACAGGAGATGACGGTGGTCAACGAGCCCGGCCTCTACGTACTCACCTTCACCAGTCGCAAGCCCGAGGCTCGGCGCTTCAAACACTGGGTGACACACGAGGTGTTGCCCACCCTCCGCAAGACGGGCACCTACTCGGCGCCAGGTGCCCCGTCGCAACAGTCGCTTCCTGCGTTGCCTCCGCCGCTCCACATCCAGGTGCTGGCCCACCTGGAAGTGGCCAGGACACTCGCCTCCTTCGTCCCAGGGCTCAAGCCGGAGCTGGCAGCGGCCTGCGCGCTCGATGCCATTCACCGAGACACGGGGCTGACGATGGAGCCCCATCGCAGGGGGTTGCCTGCCGCCTCCGAGCCCCCCGCGCGTCTCAATGCCACGCAGCTCGGCCAGAAGCTGGGGCTGTCCGCCCGGAAGATGAACCTCCGGCTTGAAGCATGTGGCCTCCAGCGGCGCAACGAGCGCGAGGAGTGGGAGCTGACGGACGCGGGCCGGGACTACGCCGAGGCCGTCCCCTTCAGCCGCAACGGCCATGCCGCCTACCAGCTCCTCTGGCGGCCCGAGGTGCTGGGCGTCCTGGAGGATGCCGCGCGCTCCTCGTCCATGACCGTCGGCCTCGGTTGA
- a CDS encoding terminase produces MPVPQGRLVAGFDVGRTRDRSELAVFEEVAGRFTCRMLRSFDGVPFAEQEAHLRRLLSVLPVARLSVDRSGIGMNLAENLARDFPQVTAENFTNEAKERWATDFKILLQRREIILPRDRELVGQIHSIKRRVLPSGKVSFDAERTNRSHADKFWAVALACQRERGPERRGRGEIGVRVIG; encoded by the coding sequence GTGCCCGTGCCCCAGGGGCGCCTGGTCGCGGGCTTCGACGTGGGCCGCACCCGCGACCGCTCCGAGCTGGCCGTCTTCGAAGAAGTGGCGGGCCGCTTCACCTGCCGCATGCTGCGCAGCTTCGACGGTGTCCCGTTCGCCGAGCAGGAGGCCCACCTACGGCGCCTCCTCTCCGTCCTGCCCGTGGCGCGCCTGTCCGTGGACCGTAGCGGCATCGGCATGAACCTCGCCGAGAACCTCGCCCGTGACTTCCCTCAGGTGACGGCGGAGAACTTCACCAACGAAGCCAAGGAGAGGTGGGCCACCGACTTCAAGATTCTGCTCCAGCGAAGGGAGATCATCCTTCCGCGCGACCGCGAACTCGTCGGGCAGATTCACTCCATCAAGCGGCGAGTGTTGCCCTCGGGGAAGGTCTCCTTCGACGCCGAGCGCACCAACCGCAGCCATGCGGACAAGTTCTGGGCCGTCGCCCTCGCATGCCAGCGCGAGCGGGGGCCCGAGCGACGAGGTAGAGGGGAGATCGGCGTGCGGGTCATCGGGTAG
- a CDS encoding XRE family transcriptional regulator — protein MILGTPGFIGSRLVEARLERGIPVRALAERVEISVPAIYGYEKDASSPRADVLRRLCDALDVPERYFLMPVEEQPGSAVFYRAQRSTSVAACNAAEAKLSWLHRLGTVVGQFVGLPPMNLPDFAIPRDPLALSDGDIERFAVETRRFWGLGQGPISNMVALLEKHGVLLARAQVDADALDGLSQFFPDHAVGLLAANKESGPRSRFDVAHELGHLVLHRGVDQSRLNKPGEWRAFENQAHRFAAALLFPPEAFRHEVKSFTLDGFFELKMRWKVSVRMMMMQAQRLGFLSDDAMTRLHINYARRGYKRSEPLDEQLPPEQPRLIRRAIELWVAERGFEEVCAHLPFANRDIVTLTGIPRGVLTGESAQVLRLVPTATTAEDVPGPKDPPQGGGSVTPLRRL, from the coding sequence ATGATTCTAGGCACTCCAGGCTTCATTGGCTCACGCTTGGTGGAGGCGCGCCTTGAGCGCGGCATCCCCGTGCGCGCGCTCGCCGAGCGTGTTGAGATCAGTGTGCCTGCTATCTACGGTTATGAGAAGGATGCTTCTAGTCCTCGAGCCGATGTGTTGCGACGGTTGTGCGACGCGCTCGATGTTCCTGAACGCTACTTTCTCATGCCCGTGGAGGAGCAACCTGGAAGTGCGGTTTTCTACCGTGCGCAGCGCTCGACAAGTGTCGCCGCCTGTAATGCCGCAGAGGCAAAGCTAAGCTGGCTACACCGGCTCGGAACCGTGGTCGGCCAGTTTGTCGGCCTGCCGCCCATGAACTTGCCAGACTTTGCCATCCCGAGAGACCCTCTGGCTCTTTCGGATGGTGACATTGAGCGGTTTGCGGTCGAGACGCGACGCTTTTGGGGGTTGGGGCAAGGGCCAATTAGCAACATGGTTGCCTTGCTGGAGAAGCATGGCGTTCTGCTCGCCCGGGCCCAAGTTGATGCAGATGCTTTGGATGGGTTGTCGCAGTTTTTCCCGGACCATGCTGTAGGTCTGCTGGCCGCTAACAAAGAGTCGGGGCCGCGTTCACGCTTCGACGTTGCACATGAGCTCGGTCACCTTGTGCTTCATCGTGGAGTTGACCAGTCACGTCTCAATAAGCCGGGCGAGTGGCGTGCCTTCGAGAATCAGGCTCATCGGTTTGCTGCGGCCTTGTTGTTCCCTCCGGAGGCGTTTCGGCACGAGGTGAAGTCGTTTACTCTGGATGGCTTCTTTGAGTTGAAGATGCGCTGGAAGGTCTCTGTGCGGATGATGATGATGCAGGCGCAGCGCTTGGGGTTCTTGAGCGATGACGCGATGACTCGCCTTCACATCAATTATGCGCGGAGAGGCTACAAACGGAGCGAACCGCTGGATGAACAGCTTCCGCCGGAACAGCCTCGCTTGATTCGCCGTGCGATTGAGCTGTGGGTGGCAGAGCGAGGCTTTGAGGAGGTGTGCGCGCATTTGCCCTTTGCCAACCGAGACATCGTGACCTTGACGGGCATTCCGCGTGGAGTTCTTACGGGGGAGAGCGCACAGGTGCTTAGGTTGGTTCCGACCGCTACGACTGCTGAAGATGTCCCTGGGCCGAAGGACCCTCCACAGGGAGGCGGATCGGTGACTCCTCTTCGGCGCTTGTGA
- a CDS encoding phage portal protein, protein MTVPAEVHQTEERLQAILKAVVVGARVDEPASRPGGEEALAFNDAGALQPPYEPEALCLLVEHSNSLRQNVDAYATNIDGFGFRFEPAIDFDADGAREKVADAMALERAAAHDAGTLPPGTPLRPTDEEVAAHAEEVRQQARVEKARLESFFDFCCFDGSFVELRRRTRHDLEVTGNAYWEVLRDGKGDIARFVYVPSYTVRLLPLDKEAVEVRERARISAISFDTVTTRRRLRRFLQAQGSERVYFKAFSDSRVISRLTGRTFKDVAALKAADAFDGPATELIHFAIHSPRSPYGIPRWVGTLLSVLGSRQMEEVNYLYFNNKSVPPLALLVSGGRLSDASVPRIERFIEENLKGKANFHKILILEADGAGTGDGGRAKIELRPLTDAQQQDALFQAYDARNIDKVGSAFRLPPLLRGDGRDFNRSVAEAQLRFAEDQVFQPERDEFDFLLNRKVLADMGVRFWRFRSQTTATRDPERMTEMVERLVRVGVLTPEEGRQLAGDIFHREFRKIGDDWVKRPITLTLAGIQTGVEDLKPRTDKGSLVGDAKRLLGLREELRAEEERLAQGRLALARRYMDSERVSVPRAEFDTWFSEKAP, encoded by the coding sequence GTGACGGTGCCAGCCGAGGTCCACCAGACCGAGGAGCGTCTCCAGGCAATTCTCAAGGCGGTGGTGGTGGGCGCGCGCGTGGACGAGCCCGCCAGCCGCCCCGGCGGCGAGGAGGCCTTGGCATTCAACGATGCAGGCGCGCTCCAGCCCCCGTATGAGCCGGAGGCCCTCTGCCTCCTCGTCGAGCACTCCAACTCCCTGCGGCAGAACGTCGACGCGTACGCGACGAACATCGACGGCTTCGGCTTCCGCTTCGAGCCGGCCATCGACTTCGACGCCGACGGGGCCCGGGAGAAGGTGGCCGACGCCATGGCCCTGGAGCGCGCCGCCGCCCATGACGCGGGCACGCTGCCTCCGGGGACGCCCCTACGCCCCACGGACGAGGAAGTCGCGGCTCACGCGGAGGAGGTGCGTCAGCAGGCCCGGGTGGAGAAGGCCCGCCTCGAGTCCTTCTTCGACTTCTGCTGCTTCGACGGCAGCTTCGTCGAGCTGCGCCGCCGCACCCGCCACGACCTCGAGGTGACGGGCAACGCGTACTGGGAGGTGCTGCGCGACGGCAAGGGCGACATCGCCCGCTTCGTCTACGTCCCCTCGTACACGGTGCGTCTGCTCCCTCTGGACAAGGAGGCAGTCGAGGTACGCGAGCGCGCGCGCATCTCCGCCATCTCCTTCGACACCGTCACCACCCGCCGACGCCTGCGTCGCTTCCTCCAGGCTCAGGGCAGCGAGCGGGTGTACTTCAAGGCCTTCTCCGACTCGCGCGTCATCTCCCGCCTCACTGGCCGCACCTTCAAGGATGTCGCCGCCCTCAAGGCCGCGGACGCCTTCGACGGTCCCGCCACGGAGCTCATCCACTTCGCCATCCATTCGCCGCGCTCCCCCTACGGCATCCCTCGCTGGGTGGGCACCCTGCTGTCTGTCCTCGGCTCCCGGCAGATGGAGGAGGTCAACTACCTCTACTTCAACAACAAGTCCGTCCCGCCCCTGGCGCTACTCGTCTCCGGTGGAAGGCTCTCTGACGCCTCGGTCCCGCGAATCGAGCGATTTATTGAGGAGAACCTCAAGGGCAAGGCCAACTTTCACAAGATTCTCATCCTTGAGGCCGACGGCGCGGGCACCGGCGACGGAGGCCGCGCGAAGATTGAGCTGCGCCCCCTGACGGACGCCCAGCAGCAGGACGCCCTCTTCCAGGCCTATGACGCGCGCAACATCGACAAGGTGGGCAGCGCCTTCCGCCTGCCGCCGCTGCTGCGCGGCGATGGCCGGGACTTCAACCGCTCGGTGGCAGAGGCGCAGCTCCGCTTTGCCGAGGACCAAGTGTTTCAGCCTGAGAGAGATGAGTTTGACTTCCTCCTCAACCGCAAGGTTCTTGCCGATATGGGCGTGCGCTTCTGGCGCTTCCGCAGCCAGACGACGGCCACGCGAGACCCGGAGCGCATGACGGAGATGGTGGAACGCCTCGTGCGCGTGGGCGTGCTGACGCCCGAGGAGGGCCGCCAGTTGGCCGGAGACATCTTCCACCGAGAGTTCCGCAAGATTGGGGACGACTGGGTGAAGCGCCCCATCACTCTCACGCTCGCGGGCATTCAGACCGGCGTCGAAGACTTGAAGCCCCGGACGGACAAGGGCTCGCTGGTGGGCGACGCGAAGCGCCTCTTGGGGCTGCGAGAAGAGCTTCGGGCTGAGGAGGAGCGCTTGGCCCAAGGACGCCTGGCGCTGGCGCGCCGCTACATGGACAGCGAGCGCGTCTCCGTCCCCCGGGCGGAGTTCGACACCTGGTTCTCGGAGAAGGCCCCATGA
- a CDS encoding head morphogenesis protein has translation MCTPPADSLLLLHEARAVANTLLGDVLRLPVAKALDVGTAAGMDRAVALLAARLRRAVGRADVDAMREAVAILDVDWRTTTAAQRRRLVAQALEAAGRRTALIPSRIQAPLGDAAQEVVASTRSHTRREQGLALAARFNAMDRRVAQHIVRTQGNFVRDEYGRRLDSFGGKARRLVAEGLEAGLGRSDIAESLERAARGALIERAPFYWEVVASHFISQGRSFSQMSSYAEAGIRRYRIEAVLDEATTQVCRFLHGRTFAVADALQRFERVESLERPEDVKQELPWVRERLDADTGRALIYVNRGGQETRLAEVLRSAAGTRDDVGEFRALASDRQLVEGGVGFPPFHGLCRTTTLGIS, from the coding sequence GTGTGCACGCCCCCCGCTGACAGCCTCCTCCTCCTGCACGAGGCGCGGGCCGTGGCGAACACCCTCCTAGGAGACGTCCTGCGGCTGCCGGTGGCCAAGGCCCTGGACGTTGGCACCGCCGCGGGCATGGACCGCGCCGTGGCCCTGCTTGCCGCGCGCCTCCGTCGCGCTGTCGGGCGCGCGGATGTCGACGCCATGCGAGAGGCAGTGGCCATCCTCGATGTGGACTGGAGGACGACGACGGCGGCTCAGCGCAGGCGCCTCGTCGCCCAGGCACTGGAGGCCGCTGGCCGGCGGACAGCCCTCATCCCCTCTCGCATCCAGGCGCCCCTCGGCGACGCAGCCCAGGAGGTGGTCGCATCCACCCGCAGCCATACCCGGCGCGAGCAGGGCCTCGCGCTCGCCGCCCGCTTCAACGCCATGGACAGGCGCGTGGCGCAACACATCGTCCGCACCCAGGGCAACTTCGTGCGGGACGAGTACGGGCGTCGGCTGGACTCATTCGGAGGGAAAGCCCGGCGCCTCGTGGCCGAAGGGCTGGAGGCTGGCCTGGGACGAAGCGACATCGCCGAGTCCTTGGAGCGGGCCGCGCGCGGCGCGCTCATCGAGCGCGCCCCCTTCTATTGGGAAGTGGTGGCAAGCCACTTCATCAGCCAGGGGCGCTCCTTCAGTCAGATGAGCAGCTATGCAGAGGCCGGCATCCGCCGCTATCGCATCGAGGCGGTACTCGACGAAGCCACCACCCAGGTGTGCCGCTTCCTCCATGGACGGACGTTCGCAGTGGCCGACGCCCTCCAGCGCTTCGAGCGCGTCGAGTCGCTCGAGCGGCCGGAGGACGTGAAGCAGGAGCTGCCCTGGGTGAGGGAGCGCCTCGACGCGGACACCGGGCGTGCCCTCATCTACGTCAACCGAGGTGGCCAAGAGACGCGCCTGGCCGAGGTGCTCCGCTCCGCCGCCGGCACACGCGACGACGTTGGCGAGTTCCGCGCACTCGCTTCGGATAGGCAACTGGTGGAAGGGGGCGTGGGCTTCCCTCCTTTCCACGGCCTCTGCCGTACCACGACGCTCGGGATTTCTTAG
- a CDS encoding MBL fold metallo-hydrolase, giving the protein METQVTEIAPRLYRLSTYISGANLLYNQFLIDAEEPALFHLGPRALFPLVSAAVRKILPLERLRWLTFGHVEADECGAMNSWLAAAPHSQVAHGAMGCLVSVNDLADRPPRPLQDGEVMDLGGMRLRRVETPHVPHGWDAGLFLEEATGTLLCGDLFTAMGDAPALTTQDIVGPALSTEDGGHATCLTPATGPTMRALAALRPRTLGLMHGPSYTGDCARALQDLAAAYDERLDADLSRLRGTRL; this is encoded by the coding sequence GTGGAGACGCAGGTGACAGAAATTGCTCCAAGACTCTACCGGCTCTCCACATACATCAGCGGAGCCAACCTCCTTTACAACCAGTTCCTCATCGACGCTGAGGAGCCGGCGCTGTTCCACCTTGGGCCCAGGGCATTGTTCCCCCTGGTGTCGGCCGCAGTGCGCAAGATTCTCCCGCTGGAGCGACTCCGGTGGCTCACCTTTGGGCATGTAGAGGCAGACGAGTGTGGGGCGATGAATTCCTGGCTGGCCGCCGCGCCTCATTCACAGGTCGCGCATGGCGCAATGGGTTGTCTCGTTTCAGTGAACGACCTCGCCGATAGGCCACCACGCCCGCTGCAGGACGGCGAAGTCATGGACCTGGGCGGGATGCGGCTGCGGAGAGTCGAGACACCTCACGTACCGCATGGCTGGGATGCCGGACTGTTTCTAGAGGAAGCTACCGGAACACTGTTGTGTGGAGACCTGTTCACAGCGATGGGCGACGCGCCAGCCCTGACAACACAGGACATCGTCGGGCCCGCACTCTCTACTGAGGATGGCGGCCACGCGACATGTCTGACGCCTGCGACTGGCCCCACCATGCGTGCTCTGGCTGCCCTGCGACCACGAACGCTCGGCCTCATGCACGGCCCCTCCTATACTGGAGACTGCGCACGGGCGCTGCAGGACCTCGCTGCGGCCTATGACGAGAGGCTCGACGCCGACCTCTCCCGCCTGCGCGGGACGCGGCTCTGA
- a CDS encoding XkdF-like putative serine protease domain-containing protein codes for MGDTLSKALARARHVLESLQGGEPVEKTVWGSPAGKKRLAKRLVAMLPAHKTYVEPFAGSAAVLFEKEASDVEAINDADTEIADAYRLLQKLTPAGLAKLKKLPWKGDEKTFKSLYDAKPKGDVERLHRFLYLTHFSYGKLRGRSFSPSGAGIEAKTLARIEQFAPRLKRVKVYGGDYEKVVRKYDSKDTVFFLDPPYPGYNVSVGESDFDEERFYNTLKSLKGRWLMTYGIRGKLPGMLKGSGFVVKRIRTPRTIAAMRGVGGSSVLTQLLVSNYQPAEKALEGGDDFTLEDWQPEESPGTAPFATTTSLLKGVEPDDERYVLGVVLEPETVDAQGDLYSAAEIRQAAHRFMEEFGGLGLMHQMRVNGHVKVLESYLAPVDFVLGEVQVRKGTWLLAVRVLSDELWGRVKDGQLTGFSIGGTARRLPEATPATEPPPSDTPTADSQPEAA; via the coding sequence ATGGGTGACACCCTCTCGAAGGCTCTCGCCCGGGCCCGCCACGTCCTGGAGTCCCTCCAGGGCGGCGAGCCGGTGGAAAAGACTGTCTGGGGCTCCCCGGCGGGCAAGAAACGTCTGGCAAAGCGCCTGGTGGCCATGCTCCCCGCCCACAAGACGTACGTGGAGCCCTTCGCCGGCAGCGCCGCCGTGCTCTTCGAGAAGGAGGCCTCGGACGTCGAAGCCATCAACGACGCGGACACCGAAATCGCCGATGCCTACCGCCTCCTCCAGAAGCTGACGCCCGCGGGCCTCGCCAAGCTGAAGAAGCTCCCATGGAAGGGCGACGAGAAGACCTTCAAGAGCCTCTACGACGCCAAACCCAAGGGCGACGTGGAGCGCCTGCACCGCTTCCTCTACCTGACGCACTTCAGCTACGGGAAGTTGCGCGGGCGGAGCTTCAGTCCCAGTGGCGCCGGCATCGAGGCGAAGACGCTCGCCCGGATTGAGCAGTTCGCCCCACGCCTCAAGCGAGTGAAGGTGTACGGCGGCGACTACGAGAAGGTGGTCCGCAAGTACGACTCGAAGGACACCGTCTTCTTCTTGGACCCGCCCTACCCTGGCTACAACGTCAGCGTCGGCGAGAGTGACTTCGACGAGGAGCGCTTCTACAACACCCTCAAGTCGCTGAAGGGCCGCTGGCTCATGACGTATGGCATCCGGGGGAAGTTGCCCGGAATGCTGAAGGGCTCCGGCTTCGTGGTGAAGCGCATCCGGACGCCTCGCACCATCGCCGCCATGCGCGGCGTGGGTGGCTCCTCCGTGCTGACGCAGCTCCTCGTCTCCAACTACCAGCCCGCCGAGAAGGCGCTGGAGGGCGGTGACGACTTCACCCTGGAGGACTGGCAGCCGGAGGAGTCGCCCGGCACCGCCCCCTTCGCCACCACGACGTCCCTCCTCAAGGGCGTTGAGCCCGACGACGAGCGGTACGTCCTGGGTGTCGTCTTGGAGCCGGAGACGGTGGACGCGCAGGGCGACCTCTACTCCGCCGCGGAGATTCGCCAGGCCGCGCACCGCTTCATGGAGGAGTTCGGCGGCCTGGGCCTCATGCACCAGATGCGCGTCAACGGGCACGTCAAGGTGCTGGAGAGCTACCTCGCCCCCGTCGACTTCGTCTTGGGCGAGGTGCAGGTACGCAAGGGCACCTGGCTGCTCGCCGTCCGCGTCCTCTCCGATGAGCTCTGGGGGCGGGTGAAGGACGGGCAACTGACGGGCTTCAGCATTGGCGGTACCGCGCGCCGTCTCCCCGAGGCCACCCCCGCCACCGAGCCGCCCCCTTCCGACACGCCCACTGCTGACTCCCAGCCGGAGGCCGCATGA
- a CDS encoding phage major capsid protein, protein MSRLDNSTLLAKADLALADLTAGGGVLQPAQAQKFLRLLIKQSVLLQQCTVVPMAAPKQQFSKLKFGSRILRPGQEATAVPAAQRVKPDLSQVELDAKLFKGEVRLSDEVLEDSIERGELRQTLMEMLADAISRDMEEILVNGDTASADPFLATMDGVLKQATSNVVDAAGAPISKDVLGDLLKSLPSEHLRDKSSMGFLLPA, encoded by the coding sequence ATGAGTCGTCTCGACAACAGCACCCTCTTGGCCAAGGCGGACCTGGCCCTCGCCGACCTCACGGCCGGCGGCGGCGTCCTCCAGCCCGCGCAGGCGCAGAAGTTCCTGCGGCTGCTCATCAAGCAGTCCGTCCTGCTGCAGCAATGCACCGTCGTCCCCATGGCGGCCCCCAAGCAGCAGTTCAGCAAGCTGAAGTTCGGCAGCCGCATCCTGCGGCCTGGCCAGGAGGCCACCGCCGTCCCCGCCGCGCAGCGAGTGAAGCCGGACCTGTCCCAAGTGGAGCTGGATGCCAAGCTCTTCAAGGGCGAGGTGCGCCTCTCCGATGAAGTGCTCGAAGACAGCATCGAGCGCGGCGAGCTGCGCCAGACGCTCATGGAGATGCTCGCGGATGCCATCTCCAGAGACATGGAGGAAATCCTTGTCAACGGGGACACGGCCTCGGCGGACCCGTTCCTCGCGACCATGGATGGTGTACTGAAGCAGGCCACCTCAAACGTCGTGGACGCGGCCGGCGCGCCCATCTCCAAGGACGTGCTGGGAGACTTGCTCAAGTCACTGCCCTCGGAGCACCTGCGCGACAAGAGCAGCATGGGGTTCCTCTTACCAGCGTAG